One window of the Doryrhamphus excisus isolate RoL2022-K1 chromosome 10, RoL_Dexc_1.0, whole genome shotgun sequence genome contains the following:
- the copz1 gene encoding coatomer subunit zeta-1, whose protein sequence is MLTRNKMHTPILEPSLYTVKAILILDNDGERLYAKYYDDTYPTVKEQTAFEKNIFNKTHRTDSEIALLEGLTVVYKSNIDLFFYVIGSSHENELMLMAVLNCLFDSLSQMLRKNVERRALLENMEGLFLAVDEIVDGGVILESDPQQVVHRVALRADDVPLTEQTVTQVLQSAKEQIKWSLLR, encoded by the exons ATGCTAACAAGAAACAAGATGCATACTCCCATATTG gaACCATCTTTGTATACTGTAAAGGCCATTCTCATTCTGGACAATGACGGAGAAAGACTTTATGCCAAG TATTATGATGACACATACCCCACAGTGAAGGAACAGACAGCATTTGAGAAGAACATATTCAACAAAACCCACCGGACTGACA GTGAGATAGCGTTACTGGAAGGCCTGACTGTTGTTTACAAGAGCAATATAGACCTTTTCTTTTATGTGATTGGAAGTTCACATGAAAATGAG CTTATGCTTATGGCCGTTCTCAACTGCCTTTTTGACTCCCTGAGTCAGATGCTGAG AAAGAATGTTGAACGTAGAGCTTTGTTGGAGAACATGGAAGGGCTCTTTCTCGCTGTGGATGAAATCGTAGATGGAGG GGTGATCCTAGAGAGTGACCCCCAGCAAGTTGTACATCGTGTGGCCCTCAGA GCAGATGATGTGCCTTTGACTGAGCAGACTGTCACACAG GTTCTTCAGTCTGCCAAGGAGCAGATCAAGTGGTCGCTTCTCCGATAG